The window aatttttaaattttaattttatttcaccaCTCTTATCTTTCGAAATATTCTCCACCAGCATCTTGGAATTCATCACAATTTACTAGTTCTTCACTAAACATAACATCTCTTGATAACATTATACtgtgattttcttttattaaattcgGTAACGTTCTTCTGTGTCATATCCAATTAAGTAGCCCTTGGTTGCCTTTGAATCCATTTTCATTCTCTTCTGACAAGGAACATAGGCATAGCATTCACTTCCGATTATTCTTAAATGATTTATTCTAGGCTTTCTTCTAAACCATAGCTCGTGTGGGCTCTTACCAACAGAGGTCTTTCGAGTTTGATTTAGAATGTAAATGGCTGTGCGAACTAATTCAGCCCAAGTGGCTTCAGGAAATTTTACGTTCTTATTTGAATACTTAAATGTTCGAGCCATTTCAATCACTGTTCTATTTTCTCGTTCACTTGCACCGTTTTGTTGTGGTGTATGAGAAGCATTCAACCTCTGTGTCACTccatattcttttaaaatttttagaatttcataATTATCAAACTCACCCCATTATCgctcaaaaattctttaattttattttcttggtTCTTTGCAAGAGCTAAAACTTCTTTTAGGGCATCTTTAACTtcggtttttttcttttagtaagTTGCCAAAACAGTATTTAGTTTATGAATCtttaaatataactaaatatttctttttactaaAAGATACTGGAAATACATCGGATGACATTAACTCGCCTGGAATAAGTAGCATTCTCTGTAGTTTTAAATGGTTGCCGATGAGACTTTCCATAAATGCAGAATTCGCTAACTTATTGTCTAACTTTACATTGTGTTTTTGTTGAATATGTCGTTTATCTTGATTTCCCCATCTCTCGTGATATAATTGCAATGTATTATCAGCTTCTGTAGAATTAACTTCATTTATTGTTCTTAGAATGACTGGTTAAATATATGCTTTGTCCAACTAATAAAACTTCATTGTTTAATAATAGTTTACAGACAGTTGTAGTCGACTTAAATTCACtattatttactttatcttGGGTAGACAATACAGAGAACATGTTCCTGGAAATGTTCGGAACATACCAAACATCTGTCAAATCAAATATGAGTACCTTGTTGTTTACTTTTGATTTGATCTCTATAGTTCCCTTTCCAACGACatctaaaatttctttaccagcagaaaattttaaatttttcaaaggttttaaataaacttctaCTATTTGTAACATGGCGTGTTGCACCATTATCAATCCACCAATCATTTGGAAAATCTTCATTAATTGCATTTATTTCGTCACAAATTAAGTAGTATCCGGTATTTTTTTTcgggttttaattaggatggcggtacattaagcactcatattgccaggttatcacacgtttgtccagagaaaaccccaccaaacgacctataccttcatataggaagttggagcatccggacttaatttcatcaaaagtattaattgtctccaccagaaaaaaatttagagTTTAAATGGTTTTCACCAgtaatatttgagtttaaatggtctccaccaggttatatcgtgagtattttatggtctctaccagttaaaaacataacctcacccTGAGGTAAAACAAAAGCTcgcgtttaatgaagacaacacataacttagaacagttatacgaagtagtgcattaaattagtgcggagtgagaagtaattctgtcgaaagcccagcaacaagcacaagcctgaccgtccttaagaaataaaaacgatgacgcgagagttgttccccaactcagacctgaattacaactgtaGTATCCGGTATGATGTACATTTTActtcacttatattttcctttacTGGCTTACCGTCGTTGATCCATTTTCTGCAATCACGTACCCAATGGCCTTTCTTGTTGTTTAATTACAGACATCAGATTTCTTATTTGATTTGTTGCTTGCTGATAATgacttctttttaaaattattcaccaCTAAAGCTTCTTCATTTTTGACGACATTTGCTCCTTTGCAATttctttcatacatacatagttgtgctgacatttcatcaaaattcttttcttcattattatttaaaagcatCCAGCTTGATTTGAACGTATCAAAATGTGTTTGTAAAATCTGAAGAATTTTACATACTAGTAAAACATCTGGCAGTTGATTTTCGTTTCTTGCTTTTGAACCGTTGTTCAGTTCCAATCAAACAGAAAGAAAAGTTTCaccataaatattttgaactgctttcattggcaaaagttaataatatttaaggtattttcagactacaatactgagtattaacacatttcaaaattaaaatattatagaatttggttggtatttcaaaaaatctttaggGAAAATACATAAAGTTTTCAGACATAcagacaaaatattttaacttttgtgaaaaaattttatatctaaaaaattttttatactttaatttttcatataaaaatatattattcgttgttttatattaaataaaataagttcaTACACATTAAATTTTGGTGTCAGAAGTGGGATAGCACGATGTCTATTCCACCAAACGTTATAGAGTCCCTTACGGGAATGTTCGCGAACGCAATTCAGAAAGCATTCGCGGATGAGTCTTCTAACGCATCGACGGCCGCAGTCCAGAAGCATCCAGTGTTTACAATGTCAGAATATAGCTCATCACAATCAACAATAGTGAAAGATTATTTCACACGATTTGATTGGGCATTGCAGCTTAGCTATGTTCCAGTAGGGATGCATGCACAATATGTAAGAGTCAATAAGGGTACAGAATTAAAATCAGCTCTTCGAATTTCAGTGAGTCCATTACAACCAGAAGACTTACCATATGAAGaattaaaaaaggttttaatcAATCAAAAGACGAAACAATAGCTAGTTTTGCACTGCGACTCAAGCAAGCTGCAGTTAATTGCGAATATGAAACTTTCGTTGATAGAATGCTGATTGAGCAGCTTCTTCTCGAGAAATATGTAATGCAATCATTGGGAAGAAACCTGATATATTCGCTGCAGCATACGAAATCGCTCAATCTCTTGAAGTCATTCGAAATACGTCAGTGCAAGTCAATCGTTCAGACTCAATGCCTTTAAATGAAATGACAAACAAACTAGCATAACGATAAATCGACAGATAGGAAATTGTTGAAGGTTCAAATCGATGGACGTCCTATTAACATGGAGTTAGACACAGGAGCACCTTGTGGTATCATAAGTTTAAAAATACTTCGAAGTATTAAAAGTCATTTTTTATTACAGAAAACAGATAGACAATTCTCTAGTTACAGTCGCCATAGAATCTCATGCGTTGGGCGGTTACCTGTAAACGTACAAGTTGGTAATACTTCACGAAAGCTAAACCTGTATGtagtagaacaaaatttttattcactTTTCGGAAGAGAGTGGATAGCGCAGTTTGTTCACGAAATTAAATTAACGCCATTACAACCGCTAACCAAAACTTAActcaaaaacaacagaaaactcTAAATCAACTATTAGCAAAATATGAAGATGTGTTTGGTGAAGTTGCTGGTTTGTTGTCAGGACCACCAATATCAGTTTATCTTAAAGCTGATGCAAGTCCAATCTTCGCTAAAGCTTGAAAAATACCACTAGCTCTGAGAGATGCATATGCTAAAGAAAATGACAAGAAAATTGCTTTGGGCTATTACAAACGAGTCGAATTTTCAGAATGGGCCTCAACCACTCATGTTGTAGCAAAGAAAAATGGTAAAATTCGAATTACCGgtaattataaaactaatctTAATCCTCGGATGATTGTTGACGAACATCCAATCCCAAGAGCAGAGTTcatatttaatgaaatgaaaGGATCTACAATATTTTGCCATTTAGACATAACTGATGCATATACCCATTTACCGGTGGACGAAGAAGTTAGTCATGCATTAACTCTTAATACACCTACTAATGGATTAATCAGGCCAACACGCGCAATTTATGGAGCTGCAAATATTCCTGCCATCTGGCAAAGGCGCATAGAAACTGTTCTCCAAGGAATTCCAAATGTACGAAATTTTTTCGATGACGTTCTGATATTTGAAAAAGATTTCGAATCAATGCTAAACAAACTGGATATGCTCTTAGAAATAATGAGACAACATGGTTTACGACTAAACCGGTCAAAATGTGTCTTCGCCACCTCTGAAGTCGAATTTTTGGGTCACAAAATTGATTCCAATGGAATTCACAAATCTGAGGCCAAACGTGATACTCCAAAACTTTCTACTGCAAAATAATCCTGGATTAAGTGTCGTTCTTTCTCATCGTCTTAGCAACGGTCAAGAACGTCCAATAGCATATGCTAGTCGCAAATTGACATGGAAGCTTTAGCTATAGTGTGGGctgttaagaaatttttcttatatcttTATGCTCGTCATTTTTCGTTGATAACGGACCATACGCCCCTAACACAAATTCTTCGTCCCGAGAAGTCTCTTCCAAATTTATGTATTAGCCGTATGGCTAATTATGCCGACTTTCTAGCTAATTTCAACTATGATGTAATTTTTAAGTCTACCAAGGAAAATTTGAATGCGGATTACTGCTCAAGACTTCCTTTAAAATCAGTAAATACCATTTATAGTCACTCTTCTGCACAATTAACatgttcttctgtttctaattgaattatctggatcttaagtcccttttcgtaccactagaatcgatattttttgacaaagttggctagtagatattagcattaatatatttaaaattttcaagacatcgtagcggtgtacaactccaaaacatgccttaacaaaacgtcatcctatacactagattttagtttttactactcataacacgATTATGTTGcgcattacaacaacactgtatgtaaaaaattttgggattattttgatcatagtagataatatttaaacagatatcaatatttttgagttagaccataatgatatggtgacattcaggctagaggccattggttataaaaagaatgattccactatattgaatggcgtttcttcgagacatgctttggagttataaacatccaaaatatattgaaaacttaaaatgtgtaacagctgatatctgaaacaatatatagaagacaagtttccccgaaaagttttaaccctagtattataaaaatgaacttgagttccaataaattgaattagcaaTAGAAGAatgattaaaatattatatcttggaacgtttaaatacagattattgtaataaaaaatattatttttagacactccaaggggtatattaaatcccaataacaaattttggttttatatctgggaaaaaggagaaaaaacaaaaatattgccaaaaaccgacattttaatgatattacataaaaatatggtataaatgccccaaaattgtgaacCAAAtgttccaaaaatatatccatttggttgatagttaccccttaaaacaatttttagcaaaataaagattcgattctaatttttgtgtttcgtataatatagtcaaatattaaatacagaaaaaattcgtataattttttgaggtaattttatggactatttttaaataaagctaagttaatttaagtaaatgtgaatgtttaaagttttaaaaagcgtgatatcaaaacTAAGGGCagtctagagaatttaacaaattaatttattaattttgcatacaaaatatattat of the Lucilia cuprina isolate Lc7/37 chromosome 2, ASM2204524v1, whole genome shotgun sequence genome contains:
- the LOC124420785 gene encoding uncharacterized protein K02A2.6-like yields the protein MKGSTIFCHLDITDAYTHLPVDEEVSHALTLNTPTNGLIRPTRAIYGAANIPAIWQRRIETVLQGIPNVRNFFDDVLIFEKDFESMLNKLDMLLEIMRQHGLRLNRSKCVFATSEVEFLGHKIDSNGIHKSEAKRDTPKLSTAK